The Streptomyces sp. V3I7 genome segment CCACTGGCCGCTCGAGGGCGACGACTACACCATCAACATCATCGACACCCCGGGGCACGTCGACTTCACCGTAGAGGTGGAGCGCTCCCTGCGCGTGCTCGACGGTGCCGTGACGGTGTTCGACGGTGTCGCCGGCGTTGAGCCGCAGTCCGAGACGGTGTGGCGTCAGGCCGACCGTTACGGCGTGCCGCGCATCTGCTTCGTCAACAAGCTGGACCGTACCGGCGCCGAGTTCCACCGCTGCGTGGACATGATCTCGGACCGCCTGGGCGCCCAGCCGCTCGTCATGCAGCTCCCCATCGGCGCTGAGGCCGACTTCAAGGGCGTCGTGGACCTGGTCCGCATGAAGGCGCTCGTGTGGTCCGCCGAGGCCGCCAAGGGCGAGATGTACGACACGGTCGACATCCCCGACACGCACGTCGAGGCTGCCGAGGAGTGGCGCGGCAAGCTGGTCGAGGCCGTCGCGGAGAACGACGAAGAGATCATGGAGCTCTTCCTCGAGGGCCAGGAGCCCACCGAGGAGCAGCTGTACGCCGCGATCCGTCGCATCACCATCGCGTCCGGCAAGTCCAGCGACACCACGGTCACCCCGGTGTTCTGCGGTACCGCGTTCAAGAACAAGGGCGTTCAGCCCCTGCTCGACGCGGTCGTGCGCTACCTGCCGACGCCGCTCGACGTCGAGGCCATCGAGGGCCACGACGTCAAGGACCCCGAGGTCGTCGTCACGCGCAAGCCGTCGGAGGAGGAGCCCCTCTCCGCGCTCGCGTTCAAGATCATGAGCGACCCGCACCTCGGCAAGCTCACCTTCGTCCGGGTCTACTCGGGCCGCCTGGAGTCCGGCACCTCGGTGCTGAACTCCGTCAAGGGCAAGAAGGAGCGCATCGGCAAGATCTACCGTATGCACGCCAACAAGCGTGAGGAGATCGAGTCGGTGGGCGCCGGTGACATCGTCGCCGTCATGGGCCTGAAGCAGACCACCACCGGTGAGACGCTGTCCGACGACAAGAACCCGGTCATCCTGGAGTCCATGGACTTCCCGGCGCCGGTCATTCAGGTCGCCATCGAGCCCAAGTCCAAGGGTGACCAGGAGAAGCTGGGTGTCGCCATCCAGCGTCTCGCGGAGGAGGACCCCTCCTTCCAGGTTCACTCGGACGAGGAGACCGGCCAGACCATCATCGGTGGTATGGGCGAGCTGCACCTCGAGGTGCTGGTCGACCGTATGCGCCGTGAGTTCAAGGTCGAGGCCAACGTCGGCAAGCCGCAGGTCGCGTACCGCGAGACGATCCGTCAGGCCGTCGAGCGCGTGGACTACACCCACAAGAAGCAGACCGGTGGTACCGGTCAGTTCGCCAAGGTGCAGATCGCGATCGAGCCCATCGAGGGCGGCGACGCCAGTTACGAGTTCGTGAACAAGGTCACCGGTGGCCGTATCCCGAAGGAGTACATCCCTTCGGTGGACGCCGGTGCGCAGGAGGCCATGCAGTTCGGCATCCTGGCCGGCTACGAGATGACGGGCGTCCGCGTCACGCTTCTCGACGGTGCCTACCACGAGGTCGACTCCTCCGAGCTCGCCTTCAAGATCGCCGGTTCGCAGGCCTTCAAGGAGGCCGCGCGCAAGGCCAAGCCCGTGCTGCTCGAGCCGATGATGGCCGTCGAGGTCACCACGCCCGAGGACTACATGGGTGAGGTCATCGGCGACATCAACTCCCGCCGTGGCCAGATCCAGGCCATGGAGGAGCGTCACGGTGCCCGCATCGTGAAGGGTCTCGTGCCCCTCTCGGAGATGTTCGGCTACGTCGGAGACCTCCGCAGCAAGACGTCGGGTCGCGCAAGCTACTCGATGCAGTTCGACTCCTACGCCGAGGTTCCGCGGAACGTCGCCGAGGAGATCATCGCGAAGGCCAAGGGCGAGTGACGCAGCGCGTTTAACGCACCGCGTAACCACGCTTTAGGCTTGACTCCGGAGCCTCGAGGGGCATTCAGCCGCAACACCGGATGAATGCCCCGGGTTCCGGGCTTTCCAGCAAAGATCACCTGGCGCCGATGAAGTAAGGCGTACAGAACCACTCCCAGGAGGACCCCAGTGGCGAAGGCGAAGTTCGAGCGGACTAAGCCGCACGTCAACATCGGCACCATCGGTCACATCGACCACGGTAAGACGACCCTCACGGCCGCCATTACCAAGGTGCTGCACGACGCGTACCCGGACCTGAACGAGGCCTCGGCCTTCGACCAGATCGACAAGGCTCCCGAGGAGCGCCAGCGCGGTATCACCATCTCGATCGCGCACGTCGAGTACCAGACCGAGACGCGTCACTACGCCCACGTCGACTGCCCCGGTCACGCGGACTACATCAAGAACATGATCACGGGTGCCGCGCAGATGGACGGCGCCATCCTCGTGGTCGCCGCCACCGACGGCCCGATGCCGCAGACCAAGGAGCACGTGCTCCTGGCCCGCCAGGTCGGCGTTCCGTACATCGTCGTCGCCCTGAACAAGGCCGACATGGTGGACGACGAGGAGATCCTGGAGCTCGTCGAGCTCGAGGTCCGTGAGCTCCTCTCCGAGTACGAGTTCCCGGGCGACGACGTCCCGGTCGTCAAGGTCTCGGCGCTCAAGGCGCTCGAGGGCGACGCCGAGTGGGGCCAGTCCGTCCTGGACCTGATGAAGGCCGTCGACGAGTCGATCCCGGAGCCGGAGCGCGACGTCGACAAGCCGTTCCTCATGCCGATCGAGGACGTCTTCACGATCACCGGTCGCGGTACGGTCGTCACCGGCCGTATCGAGCGTGGTGTCCTGAAGGTCAACGAGACCGTCGACATCATCGGCATCAAGCCGGAGAAGACCACCACCACGGTCACCGGCATCGAGATGTTCCGCAAGCTGCTCGACGAGGGCCAGGCCGGTGAGAACGTCGGTCTGCTCCTCCGTGGCATCAAGCGCGAGGACGTCGAGCGCGGCCAGGTCATCATCAAGCCGGGTTCGGTCACGCCGCACACCGACTTCGAGGCCCAGGCCTACATCCTGTCCAAGGACGAGGGTGGCCGCCACACGCCGTTCTTCAACAACTACCGTCCGCAGTTCTACTTCCGTACGACGGACGTGACGGGCGTTGTGACCCTCCCCGAGGGCACCGAGATGGTCATGCCGGGCGACAACACCGAGATGAAGGTGGAGCTCATCCAGCCCATCGCCATGGAGGAGGGCCTGAAGTTCGCCATCCGTGAGGGTGGTCGCACGGTGGGCGCCGGCCAGGTCACCAAGATCACCAAGTGAGCCTAGCTCTCTTGACGGTCTGACCCTCTGGGTCGACTGACCTGAAGAGGCCCGTACGACATCTGTCGTACGGGCCTCTTCGCGTTCCTGCTCCGGTGTTGTCAGGTGCCGGTGCCGTTGTACGGGCTGTTGATGAGGCAGAAGTCGATGCCTGTGAGGTCGTAGTACCCGGGTACGGAGACCCCG includes the following:
- the fusA gene encoding elongation factor G, whose translation is MATTSLDLAKVRNIGIMAHIDAGKTTTTERILFYTGVSYKIGEVHDGAATMDWMEQEQERGITITSAATTCHWPLEGDDYTINIIDTPGHVDFTVEVERSLRVLDGAVTVFDGVAGVEPQSETVWRQADRYGVPRICFVNKLDRTGAEFHRCVDMISDRLGAQPLVMQLPIGAEADFKGVVDLVRMKALVWSAEAAKGEMYDTVDIPDTHVEAAEEWRGKLVEAVAENDEEIMELFLEGQEPTEEQLYAAIRRITIASGKSSDTTVTPVFCGTAFKNKGVQPLLDAVVRYLPTPLDVEAIEGHDVKDPEVVVTRKPSEEEPLSALAFKIMSDPHLGKLTFVRVYSGRLESGTSVLNSVKGKKERIGKIYRMHANKREEIESVGAGDIVAVMGLKQTTTGETLSDDKNPVILESMDFPAPVIQVAIEPKSKGDQEKLGVAIQRLAEEDPSFQVHSDEETGQTIIGGMGELHLEVLVDRMRREFKVEANVGKPQVAYRETIRQAVERVDYTHKKQTGGTGQFAKVQIAIEPIEGGDASYEFVNKVTGGRIPKEYIPSVDAGAQEAMQFGILAGYEMTGVRVTLLDGAYHEVDSSELAFKIAGSQAFKEAARKAKPVLLEPMMAVEVTTPEDYMGEVIGDINSRRGQIQAMEERHGARIVKGLVPLSEMFGYVGDLRSKTSGRASYSMQFDSYAEVPRNVAEEIIAKAKGE
- the tuf gene encoding elongation factor Tu, whose product is MAKAKFERTKPHVNIGTIGHIDHGKTTLTAAITKVLHDAYPDLNEASAFDQIDKAPEERQRGITISIAHVEYQTETRHYAHVDCPGHADYIKNMITGAAQMDGAILVVAATDGPMPQTKEHVLLARQVGVPYIVVALNKADMVDDEEILELVELEVRELLSEYEFPGDDVPVVKVSALKALEGDAEWGQSVLDLMKAVDESIPEPERDVDKPFLMPIEDVFTITGRGTVVTGRIERGVLKVNETVDIIGIKPEKTTTTVTGIEMFRKLLDEGQAGENVGLLLRGIKREDVERGQVIIKPGSVTPHTDFEAQAYILSKDEGGRHTPFFNNYRPQFYFRTTDVTGVVTLPEGTEMVMPGDNTEMKVELIQPIAMEEGLKFAIREGGRTVGAGQVTKITK